Proteins encoded together in one Thermomonospora curvata DSM 43183 window:
- a CDS encoding adenosine deaminase, translating into MQADSLSVRPIHTLPKAHLHLHFTGSMRHSTLVELARRHGVHLPDALVEDWPPKLRATDERGWFRFQRLYDIARSVLREPDDVRRLLLEAAEDEAAEGSGWLEIQVDPSGYAHRFGGLTPTVELVLDAARQAEAATGVGIGVVIAANRTRHPLDARTLARLAAQYAGRGVVGFGLSNDERRGRAYEFEGAFRIARRAGLLSTPHGGELLGPASVRECLEFLHADRLGHGVRAIEDPALLERIVERGVTLEVCPTSNVALGVAPSAAAVPVRALFEAGARLALGADDPLLFGSRLARQYELARTEHGFTDAELAELARASVHGSAAPSEVRRRLLAGIDAWLASPVPCDDRMPQSAFS; encoded by the coding sequence ATGCAGGCCGACTCCCTTTCCGTCCGTCCGATTCACACGCTGCCCAAGGCCCATCTGCACCTGCACTTCACCGGCTCGATGCGGCACAGCACGCTGGTGGAGCTGGCCCGGCGGCACGGGGTGCACCTGCCGGACGCGCTGGTGGAGGACTGGCCCCCGAAACTGCGCGCCACCGACGAACGCGGCTGGTTCCGCTTCCAGCGCCTGTACGACATCGCCCGTTCGGTGCTGCGCGAGCCCGACGATGTGCGCCGGCTGCTGCTGGAGGCGGCCGAGGACGAGGCCGCCGAGGGGTCGGGCTGGCTGGAGATCCAGGTGGACCCCAGCGGCTATGCGCACCGCTTCGGCGGGCTGACGCCCACCGTGGAGCTGGTGCTGGACGCCGCCCGGCAGGCCGAGGCCGCCACCGGGGTGGGCATCGGCGTGGTGATCGCCGCCAACCGCACCCGGCACCCCCTGGACGCCCGGACGCTGGCCCGCCTGGCGGCCCAGTACGCCGGGCGGGGAGTGGTGGGGTTCGGGCTGTCCAACGACGAGCGGCGGGGCCGGGCCTATGAGTTCGAAGGGGCCTTCCGCATCGCCCGCCGCGCCGGGCTGCTGTCCACCCCGCACGGCGGGGAGCTGCTCGGCCCGGCCAGCGTCCGCGAGTGCCTGGAGTTCCTGCACGCCGACCGGCTGGGGCACGGGGTGCGGGCGATCGAGGACCCGGCGCTGCTGGAGCGCATCGTGGAGCGGGGCGTGACGCTGGAGGTCTGCCCGACCTCCAACGTGGCGCTGGGGGTGGCGCCGTCGGCCGCCGCGGTGCCGGTGCGCGCCCTGTTCGAGGCCGGTGCCCGGCTGGCGCTGGGCGCCGACGACCCGCTGCTGTTCGGCTCCCGCCTGGCCAGGCAGTACGAGCTGGCCCGCACCGAGCACGGTTTCACCGACGCGGAGCTGGCCGAGCTGGCCCGCGCCTCGGTGCACGGCTCGGCGGCCCCCAGCGAGGTCCGCAGGCGCCTGCTGGCCGGCATCGACGCCTGGCTGGCCTCCCCCGTCCCCTGCGACGATCGCATGCCCCAGTCGGCGTTCTCCTAA